Below is a genomic region from Blochmannia endosymbiont of Camponotus modoc.
GTTTTTTATGATATATAAAATAACATATATGTATACGGTCCGCCTTGAGGATATTTTTTAAATAAATATTCACAATTGGCTCGGTTAATTACGATTTTATAACATTGTTCAAGCTGATTGTTGCTTTACGTTTTGTATTCATATTTAAATATTATTTAAAATTTTTTATTTTTATATTGAAGTATTTATGTATAATATTTTCATATTATGAACCAGATACAAATTAGTCATTATTTAACTATTATTAAAATATATAACATACTTATACCACAGAGGAGTAGATATGTTCAAACAACAAAAGATTGGTATTATCGGTATGGGTGTTATGGGTCGAAATTTAGCATTAAACATTGAAAGCAAAGGTTATTGTGTTGCTATTTACAATCGTTCTAAGGATAAAACCGATTCAGTTGTTACTACTAATCCAAAAAAAAATATCATCCCATGTTATTCAATAGAGGAATTCGTACTATCCTTAAATAAACCTCGTTTTATATTTTTAATGATCACATCAGGAACGCATATCGATAATGTTATAAAAATATTGTCCCCTTATATGGATCCGGGAGATATTTTAATTGATGGAGGTAATTCATTTTATAAAGATACTATGCGTCGTAATCTTGAGTTATCAAAAAAGGGGATAAATTTGATTGGAACTGGTATTTCTGGGGGAGAAGAAGGAGCTTTAAAAGGGCCATCGATTATGCCCGGAGGGCAAATTGATGCATATAAAATGGTTGAGTCGGTCTTTAAAAAAATTGCTGCTCGTGTTAATGATGAAACTTGTGTTGCATATATAGGACCAAATGGATCTGGTCATTATGTCAAGATGATACATAACGGCATAGAGTACGGAGATATGCAAATAATTGCTGAAATATATTTTTTTATCAAAAATATATTTCATTTAAGTCACGAAGCATTAGGAGAAATTTTTAATAAATGGAATCAAGGCGAATTAAATAGTTATCTTATTGAAATAACAAGTCGTATCTTCGTTAGAAAAGATGCTAATAATCATGGTTACATTCTTGATTCTATATTAGATGTGGCTGGAAATAAGGGCACTGGAGCATGGGCTAGTCAAGATGCGATTGATTTAGGAATACCATTAAGTATGATTACTGAATCAGTGTTTTCTCGTTATATGTCTGTACTTAAAAAACAACGTCTTACAGCATCAAAAATATTGTTAGGACCTAATAGAAAAAATTGTT
It encodes:
- the gndA gene encoding NADP-dependent phosphogluconate dehydrogenase, producing MFKQQKIGIIGMGVMGRNLALNIESKGYCVAIYNRSKDKTDSVVTTNPKKNIIPCYSIEEFVLSLNKPRFIFLMITSGTHIDNVIKILSPYMDPGDILIDGGNSFYKDTMRRNLELSKKGINLIGTGISGGEEGALKGPSIMPGGQIDAYKMVESVFKKIAARVNDETCVAYIGPNGSGHYVKMIHNGIEYGDMQIIAEIYFFIKNIFHLSHEALGEIFNKWNQGELNSYLIEITSRIFVRKDANNHGYILDSILDVAGNKGTGAWASQDAIDLGIPLSMITESVFSRYMSVLKKQRLTASKILLGPNRKNCFESKCLYLEKARKALYLSKIILYAQGFYQLKIASDKYHWDLNYKQIAQIFRAGCIIRSKFLQKIIDIYSQTPDITNLLLSPYCVNVANDYQKMLREVVVCGIKYGIPMPTLSAAIAYYDSYRSNVLPANLIQAQRDCFGAHTYTCFDKKGTFHTDWLK